The following DNA comes from Hahella chejuensis KCTC 2396.
GAGCAACCCGAAAGGGGCGAAATCCGCCTGGACGGAGCGGTCTTGTCGACGCTGAACGCAGACGGTCTGGCGGATATGCGGCGCGACAAACTCGGTATTATTTTCCAGTCTTTTCATCTGGTTCCCAGCCTTACCGCCCTCGCCAACGTGGCGCTGCCCCTGGATATCGCCGGACACTCGCAATCCCGCGAGCGGGCGCGCGAGATGCTGGCGAAGGTCGGCCTGGCGCAACGGGAAAATCATTACCCGTCGCAATTGTCCGGCGGCGAACAGCAACGGGTCGCCATCGCCCGCGCCCTGGTGCACGCGCCCAAACTGGTGCTGGCGGACGAACCCACCGGTAATCTTGATCTTCGCACCGGCGAAAAAGTCAGCGATATTCTGTTCGATCTCAATCGCGAAGCCGGCGCCACTCTGCTGATGGTGACCCACGACGAAGCCATCGCCAAACGCTGCAGCCGGGTGTTGCGTCTGCATGAGGGCAAGCTGGTGGAGGAGCCTCATGCACTTCCTGCTTGAACTGGCCTGGCGCGACCTGCGCGCCAGCGGCCGCTCATTGTGGGTGTTCTGCGCGTGTCTGCTGCTGGGGGTGACGCTGGTGGCCGCCTCTGGCGGACTCTACCGCATGATCAGCGCCGCCTTGCTGGCGGATACCCGCATGCTGCTGGGCGGCGATCTGGAAGTGGACAGCAATGCGCCGCTGCCGCAGGAGACCCTGGACTGGATGCGGGCGCGGGGCGATATCTCCCTGGTGACGGAATTGGACACCATGCTGGGCGGGCCGGACGGCGCTTTTCTACGTGTAGAGCTGCAAAGCGCCGACGCCAACTATCCCCTTTACGGCAAACTCACTCTGGACCCCGTGTCGGAGTTGGCGCAGGCGACGGCCTTCAAGGACGGACATTGGGGCGCGGCGATCGACCCTGGTCTCGCGGGCAAGCTGAAACTCAACATCGGCGACAAGATCAAAGTGGGATCATTAACCTTGGTCGTGCGCGCACTCACGCTGCAACAACCGGATCGCAACCTGAACGCCAATTGGCGCGGCGCGCCCGTCTTATTGGCGGAGGACGCATTGCTGGCGTCCGGTCTGATTCAACCCGGCAGTCGCATCGATTATGAATATCGAGTCCGCACCGACACGCCTCCCATCGTCTGGCGCGAGCAATTCTACCAGGCGTTTCCCGGTCAGCCCTGGGAAGTGCGCACCTTTGAGGACCGCAGCCGGCGCATCTCCGAACGTCTGGATCAAATCGCCTCAGGTCTGCTGATCATTGGCTTCAGCACGTTATTTATCGGCGGGCTGGGTGTCTTCAACAGCATCCAGGCCTATCTGCAGGGCAAACTGAAAACCATCGCCACCCTGCGCGCGCTGGGCTTGCGCAATGGCAGGCTCGCCGCGCTCTACCTGTTGCAAACCGGCATCATGGCCGGCGGCGCCAGCGTTGTGGGCGCCGTCCTGGGAAGCGCGATGGCGCTGCTTGGCGCGCAAGTAGCCGCTGCGGAGGTTTCCATCACCCCTTCAGCCAGCGCGATGGCGACGCCCAGCCTCGCCGCCATCGTCTTCGGCCTGCTGACTGCTTACGCCTTCGCCCTGCCCGCCATTGGGCGCGCGCTCGCCGCCTCCCCCGCTTCTCTGTTTCGGGGGAACGACGCCGTTGTCAGCACGCCCGCCCCCGTCTGGCGAGCCGCAACGCTGCTATGCGCCGCAGCGATTATCGCGCTGGTGCTGACGGCGCTGCCCGATCCTCTCTTTGGCGCCGGGTTCGTTTCCGTGGCGGGGCTGTTGCTGTTGTTGCTGGATCTGCTGGTCCGCTTACTGAGACGCGCCGCCATAGCATTGGATCAGCATCCGATCCTCAGCGGACGCTTCACCCTGCGCCTGGCGATGGCCAACCTGCACCGCCCCAATGCGCCGTTGCGCACATCTCTGCTGTCTCTGGGCTCCGCGCTAACCCTGCTGGTGGCTTCCACCCTGGTGACGGCCGCCCTGGTGCGGGCGATTCACGGGACGATTCCGGAGGAGTCTCCGGCCCTGGTGCTGTATGACGTGTTCCCCTATCAGTACGACGAGGTGGTCGCCGCCGTACAAGGCCCTCACGAGGCCCGTCTCGATATGGCCCCGCTGGTGCGCTCACGCATTCTCAACATCAACGGCCGCCCGTTGAGCGAACGCTTCAGCGAAGATCTGGAGCGTCTGCGCGACACCCAGCAGGATGAATACAAGCTCAGCTACTCCGTTGACAACATCGACAACGTCAATGTAGTGGCAGGCGCCTGGTGGCCGGACGATGCGCCATTGAGCGAAGCGGGGCTGCCCAACCTGGCGATGGAGGATCGGGAGGCGCGTCAGCTCGGGCTGCAACTGGGCGACGTCGTCCGTTTTCAGATCGAAGGCCGTGAACTGGAGGCGGAAGTCGCCGCTATTTACAGTCAAAAAGGCCTGCAAACCCGTTTCTGGTTTGAAGGCATCCTCGCGGACGGCGCCTTGGAGCCGTTCATTCATCGCTATGTGGGGGCCGCCTATATGAGCGACGCCGACGCGCTGTCAGCGCAAAACCAGATCGCCCGGATCGCTCCCAATGTCATCACTGTGCGCACCGCCGTCCTGCTGAGCACAGCGCGGGATCTGCTCGCCAAAGCGGGGGTCGGATTGGCGGTGGTCGCTGGCGTGAGCCTGGCCGCCAGTCTGCTGGTGCTGACCAGCGTCATGGCCGCCGGACGCGCCCGCCAGGTATACGACGCCACGGTGCTGCATTCCCTCGGCGCCAGAATGTCAGTGATCAAACGCGGTCTGCATATGGAGTACGCCCTGTTGGCGGTGATTACGTCCCTGTTCGCCGTGGCGCTCGGCTCCGCCATCGCTCTGCCGCTGTTGCATCTGCGTCTGAAACTGCCCTCCGAAGACCTCATCTGGCTGGGCGCCGTCACCGCGTTCGGCGTCAGCGCCATTACGCTGAATTTAGGCGCGCGCTATTTGATGCGACGCCTGCAAATCAAGCCCGCCAGCCTGTTGCGGGACGCTTAGAAAGGGACAGGGCTCTCTTTCCGTCCCAACCAGCAGGCCGCCAGCGCCCAGAACAACGCCAGCATCGGAATCCAGGCGCAAGGCTCCGCCATGGTGTCCAGGGTCAACCAACTGGCCACACACCAACAGCCGGGAGCCGGGAGCAGCCAGCGGGCGACGCCGCCTGACATCGCGGTCACAATTCCCATGCTCCCTATCGCCAACGGGTCTGGAGCCATCCCAAACACTTCCGCGGCGGCGAGCGGCCTGTCAAAGAAAAGCGTCGTCAATGGATGCCCTAACAAGGCGTAGAGAAACAAACTTGCTCCCAGCCAAAAGCGTCTACTCGCGAGAGGCGCAAACCTCAACCGATCTTTGATGACGCCCAGCCAACACAGCAATACAGCCTGCGCCGCAAACCCGTAGGCGACGTA
Coding sequences within:
- a CDS encoding ABC transporter ATP-binding protein, which gives rise to MIELNDLTMSYALESSRVNVLSGVDLAIADGETVAIIGPSGSGKTTLLILLAGLEQPERGEIRLDGAVLSTLNADGLADMRRDKLGIIFQSFHLVPSLTALANVALPLDIAGHSQSRERAREMLAKVGLAQRENHYPSQLSGGEQQRVAIARALVHAPKLVLADEPTGNLDLRTGEKVSDILFDLNREAGATLLMVTHDEAIAKRCSRVLRLHEGKLVEEPHALPA
- a CDS encoding ABC transporter permease encodes the protein MHFLLELAWRDLRASGRSLWVFCACLLLGVTLVAASGGLYRMISAALLADTRMLLGGDLEVDSNAPLPQETLDWMRARGDISLVTELDTMLGGPDGAFLRVELQSADANYPLYGKLTLDPVSELAQATAFKDGHWGAAIDPGLAGKLKLNIGDKIKVGSLTLVVRALTLQQPDRNLNANWRGAPVLLAEDALLASGLIQPGSRIDYEYRVRTDTPPIVWREQFYQAFPGQPWEVRTFEDRSRRISERLDQIASGLLIIGFSTLFIGGLGVFNSIQAYLQGKLKTIATLRALGLRNGRLAALYLLQTGIMAGGASVVGAVLGSAMALLGAQVAAAEVSITPSASAMATPSLAAIVFGLLTAYAFALPAIGRALAASPASLFRGNDAVVSTPAPVWRAATLLCAAAIIALVLTALPDPLFGAGFVSVAGLLLLLLDLLVRLLRRAAIALDQHPILSGRFTLRLAMANLHRPNAPLRTSLLSLGSALTLLVASTLVTAALVRAIHGTIPEESPALVLYDVFPYQYDEVVAAVQGPHEARLDMAPLVRSRILNINGRPLSERFSEDLERLRDTQQDEYKLSYSVDNIDNVNVVAGAWWPDDAPLSEAGLPNLAMEDREARQLGLQLGDVVRFQIEGRELEAEVAAIYSQKGLQTRFWFEGILADGALEPFIHRYVGAAYMSDADALSAQNQIARIAPNVITVRTAVLLSTARDLLAKAGVGLAVVAGVSLAASLLVLTSVMAAGRARQVYDATVLHSLGARMSVIKRGLHMEYALLAVITSLFAVALGSAIALPLLHLRLKLPSEDLIWLGAVTAFGVSAITLNLGARYLMRRLQIKPASLLRDA
- a CDS encoding DUF6064 family protein → MSEWWTYSPEHFLLFSNRVYWRLFEMHNQAWWPWQWLFLLIGIGLLALMARPRPWSGKAVGVTLAALWLFVAWAFLWRRYAVINWAVEYVAYGFAAQAVLLCWLGVIKDRLRFAPLASRRFWLGASLFLYALLGHPLTTLFFDRPLAAAEVFGMAPDPLAIGSMGIVTAMSGGVARWLLPAPGCWCVASWLTLDTMAEPCAWIPMLALFWALAACWLGRKESPVPF